Proteins co-encoded in one Ignavibacteria bacterium genomic window:
- a CDS encoding electron transfer flavoprotein subunit alpha/FixB family protein, which translates to MSKILVFAETKDNSFKSNAIEAVSAGKMLSDKLGKEFSVITINNASDEQLKTLGKYGVSKVYQIGLDDLNSKSGISDIKYSHGSFAAAISSFAKNNDYDIILLSATSFGKEIAPSVAAKTDSAIITDCTEFAFDESSVSFKRPAYAGKCYTFVKSETEKIVATIRPNVFKAVENSNDTAIEKISSDSLGITAGDFGAYVSDVSIASGKLDVAEADIIVSGGRGLRGPENFNLIEDLALVLGAATGASRAVVDAGWRPHGDQVGQTGKTVSPSLYIACGISGAIQHLAGMSSSKFIVAINKDKDAPIFQVADYGIIGDVFEVLPALTEEIKKLKN; encoded by the coding sequence ATGAGTAAAATATTAGTATTCGCAGAAACAAAAGATAATAGTTTTAAATCAAATGCTATTGAAGCAGTATCCGCTGGGAAAATGCTTTCCGATAAACTCGGCAAAGAATTTTCAGTTATAACGATTAATAATGCATCAGACGAACAGCTGAAAACTCTCGGTAAATATGGTGTTTCAAAAGTTTATCAAATTGGATTAGATGACCTGAACTCCAAAAGCGGGATTTCTGACATAAAGTATTCTCATGGCTCTTTCGCAGCTGCAATCAGTAGTTTTGCAAAAAACAACGATTATGATATTATCTTATTATCCGCCACTTCTTTCGGAAAGGAAATCGCACCTTCCGTTGCTGCTAAAACTGACTCTGCAATTATAACTGATTGCACTGAGTTTGCTTTCGATGAAAGTTCTGTCTCATTTAAAAGACCCGCGTATGCCGGTAAATGCTATACTTTTGTGAAATCCGAAACAGAAAAAATTGTCGCTACTATTAGGCCGAACGTATTTAAAGCTGTTGAAAATAGTAATGATACTGCAATTGAAAAAATTTCTTCCGATTCACTTGGTATCACTGCTGGTGATTTTGGGGCGTACGTATCAGATGTCTCAATAGCCTCAGGCAAGCTCGATGTAGCTGAAGCAGACATAATTGTCTCAGGAGGAAGAGGACTTAGAGGTCCCGAGAATTTCAATCTTATTGAGGACCTTGCATTAGTGCTCGGTGCAGCTACAGGTGCCTCACGCGCTGTTGTTGACGCAGGATGGAGACCTCACGGCGATCAGGTCGGACAGACTGGTAAGACCGTCTCCCCGAGTCTGTACATTGCTTGTGGTATAAGCGGCGCTATCCAGCACCTTGCAGGTATGTCATCATCAAAATTCATTGTTGCTATTAATAAAGATAAAGACGCTCCAATCTTTCAGGTTGCAGATTACGGTATAATCGGTGATGTTTTCGAAGTTCTGCCTGCATTGACTGAGGAGATTAAAAAACTTAAAAACTGA
- a CDS encoding DUF4905 domain-containing protein, with amino-acid sequence MKLFDKNKLKPEWVFNQNGNLWKFIFGGNDFIAGETRDLEKKLLYLFSVSIKDGRKHMSNFTFEEGNYWISVEGATSKILYLNRFERPEIPYHKNIIALDILTGKKLWENEDYQYFFSTEEKLFGIKQNFDKTESSEINIFDGKTISVFSENEYPELLNLKRKSDNDLYNEQYDYPRSLTKFPPDKNIINLINHEIYGSEGDTEYLIKNDYLIFNYYKKTGTDIKDIIRNYYQNIFCIFDISKGKKIYSDILNKQSGYNVPDNFFCRNDFIYYLREKKDIVALKL; translated from the coding sequence ATGAAACTATTCGATAAAAATAAACTGAAACCTGAATGGGTGTTCAATCAAAATGGAAACCTTTGGAAATTTATCTTCGGGGGTAATGACTTTATAGCCGGTGAAACGCGCGACCTTGAGAAGAAGTTGTTGTATCTTTTCTCTGTAAGTATAAAGGATGGCAGGAAACACATGTCTAATTTTACCTTCGAAGAAGGAAATTATTGGATATCGGTTGAAGGTGCGACATCAAAGATTCTTTATCTGAATAGATTTGAAAGACCCGAGATCCCATACCATAAAAACATTATTGCTCTCGATATATTGACCGGTAAGAAATTATGGGAGAATGAAGATTATCAGTATTTCTTTTCAACTGAAGAAAAACTTTTTGGAATTAAACAGAATTTCGATAAAACTGAAAGTTCTGAAATAAATATCTTTGACGGTAAAACTATTAGTGTTTTTTCTGAAAATGAATATCCCGAACTGCTCAACTTAAAAAGGAAATCCGATAATGATCTATACAATGAACAATACGATTATCCGAGGTCATTAACAAAATTTCCACCTGATAAAAATATTATAAACCTGATAAATCATGAAATATACGGTTCAGAAGGGGATACAGAGTATCTAATAAAAAATGACTATTTGATATTTAATTATTATAAAAAAACTGGGACAGATATTAAAGATATTATCCGTAATTACTATCAAAACATATTTTGCATTTTTGATATATCTAAAGGAAAAAAAATATACTCGGACATTCTTAACAAGCAGTCAGGTTATAATGTACCGGATAATTTTTTCTGCAGAAATGATTTTATTTATTATCTGAGGGAAAAGAAAGATATAGTTGCTCTAAAATTATAA
- a CDS encoding type III pantothenate kinase: protein MNYLLIDIGNTRIKCSLSADGKMSSPELFTYEKEMFRKHFRVLLNRYKGRFDEVYVSSLNKNFNKIIKTIISDFKVRFIIAKSSLPIRFDYAKTLGSDRICSAVGAYSKYRKHRNILVIDLGTATTFNIISNGIYRGGMISAGIKTASEALLKKTTLPNVVLNSRTNLVNRTTKSAVISGLILQQVFFIEKSIEEYRKLFERLFVVITGGGSEIFGNKIKGVNKIELHLVLEGLNILATYNSKCNETIR, encoded by the coding sequence ATGAATTATCTTCTTATCGATATAGGCAACACAAGAATTAAATGCTCGCTTTCTGCTGACGGGAAAATGAGTTCACCGGAATTGTTTACGTATGAAAAGGAAATGTTTAGAAAACATTTCAGGGTATTATTAAATCGATATAAAGGACGGTTTGACGAAGTTTATGTTTCTTCGCTGAATAAGAACTTTAATAAAATTATTAAAACTATTATTTCTGACTTCAAGGTTCGGTTTATCATAGCGAAATCATCATTGCCGATAAGATTTGATTATGCAAAAACTCTTGGCAGCGATAGAATATGCTCTGCTGTCGGAGCATATTCGAAATATCGTAAGCATAGAAACATTCTCGTTATAGATTTAGGTACTGCAACAACTTTTAACATAATTTCTAACGGAATATACAGGGGCGGAATGATTTCGGCAGGTATAAAAACTGCTTCCGAAGCGTTGCTCAAAAAAACAACTCTTCCGAATGTAGTATTAAACAGCAGGACAAATCTTGTTAATAGAACTACAAAAAGTGCTGTAATCTCCGGTTTGATTCTACAGCAAGTTTTTTTCATAGAAAAATCAATCGAAGAGTACAGAAAATTGTTTGAAAGATTATTTGTCGTAATCACGGGCGGAGGCTCCGAGATTTTTGGAAATAAAATAAAAGGAGTCAATAAAATCGAACTCCACCTCGTTCTCGAAGGTTTAAACATATTAGCAACATATAATTCGAAATGCAATGAAACTATTCGATAA
- a CDS encoding bifunctional nuclease family protein: MNYNDLIKVELAGIPVSSAISGGGYALLLKEVDGERRIPIIIGHFEAQAIAFELEGLKPPRPLTHELIKNLLEVLSYRIESVVINELRDSTFFAKLILDSEEIDPLDARPSDAIALAMKFNAPIYVAKEVMDEIGFVPKINIQNEEPDLDDLDSNDISEFEENTSDDSHKNYKTATKEEKLKKLQNDLEDAVNDEDYERAAELRDQIKKIEISNLN; the protein is encoded by the coding sequence ATGAATTATAATGATTTAATAAAAGTTGAACTTGCTGGTATTCCGGTTTCATCTGCAATAAGCGGTGGAGGTTACGCTCTCCTGCTTAAAGAAGTTGATGGCGAAAGACGGATCCCGATAATTATTGGCCATTTTGAGGCTCAGGCAATTGCATTTGAACTCGAGGGACTAAAACCCCCTCGTCCACTTACTCATGAACTTATAAAAAACTTACTGGAAGTACTATCATACAGAATTGAAAGCGTTGTTATAAATGAACTTCGTGATTCTACTTTTTTTGCTAAATTGATACTGGACTCCGAAGAAATCGACCCGCTCGACGCAAGACCTTCGGACGCTATAGCACTTGCTATGAAATTTAATGCACCGATTTACGTCGCAAAAGAAGTCATGGATGAAATTGGGTTTGTTCCAAAAATAAACATTCAAAACGAAGAACCTGACCTTGATGATTTAGATTCAAACGATATCTCCGAATTTGAGGAGAATACGTCTGATGACAGCCATAAGAATTATAAAACAGCAACTAAAGAGGAAAAACTAAAGAAACTACAAAATGACCTTGAGGATGCGGTTAATGACGAAGATTATGAAAGAGCTGCTGAACTTAGGGATCAGATAAAGAAAATTGAAATTTCTAATTTAAACTAA
- a CDS encoding secondary thiamine-phosphate synthase enzyme YjbQ, producing the protein MTFFEEIIISSKGNCDIKNITEETSSILEKSGIKNGIVILFAVGSTTGLTTLEYEPGLLKDLPKLMDKIISPAGIYNHNDTWGDGNGHSHLRSALIKTDLTIPVYNSEMTLGTWQQIVFMDFDNRPRTRRIAVQIIGEK; encoded by the coding sequence ATGACATTTTTTGAAGAAATAATTATATCCTCAAAAGGTAACTGTGATATCAAAAATATCACTGAGGAAACATCGTCAATATTAGAAAAATCAGGAATAAAGAACGGCATAGTCATATTGTTTGCCGTTGGTTCAACAACCGGTTTGACTACATTAGAATATGAACCCGGACTTCTTAAGGACTTACCAAAACTAATGGATAAAATTATCTCTCCGGCAGGAATTTATAACCATAACGATACATGGGGTGACGGTAATGGTCATTCTCACCTTCGATCAGCTCTGATAAAAACCGATTTGACTATACCTGTTTATAATTCTGAAATGACTCTCGGTACATGGCAGCAAATTGTTTTCATGGATTTTGATAATCGACCTCGTACTCGCAGAATTGCAGTCCAAATCATCGGCGAAAAATAA